CCGTAGACGGTGTCGTCGGATCGCTCGCTCTCGGGGCCGTCCCGGTCGTCGCCGCCGGCGTCGGGGCTCGCTCGCAGCTCCTCGAACCGCGCCCGACCGCGGTCGAGGCACTCGCGGAGGCCGCAACTGCTCACCGGCGCGTCGGCGTGGGGCCGTTCGTCGCCCTCGGCGACCCAGTTGCGCCGGCGGACGGCGACGGGGTCGAACCCGGCCCGGCGGGCGAGTTCGTCGAGGTGGGACTCCAGCGCCCAGGTGATCTGCGTGACGCCGATACCGCGGTACTCGCCGGCTGGCGGGTTGTTAGTGAACGCCGAGACGCCCTCGAAGCGGTAGTTCTCGACGGCGTAGGTGTCGAGCGGCCGGCCGCGGCAGGCGCTCAGGACGACGTGGCCGACGCCGTTGGGGTACGGGCCGGTGTCGGCGACGGCGTCGACCGACAGGGCGGTGAGGCGGCCGTCGTCGGTCGCCCCCGCTTTCAGGTCGAGGTGGGTCGCGTGGCGTGACTCGGCGGCCGAGAACTCCGTCTCGCGGTCGAATTCGAGTCGGACGGACCGTCCGGCTTCCCGGGCCAGCGCGGCCGCGACCGGTTCGAGAGTGAGCTTCGTCAGCGACCGCCCGCCGAAGCTCGACCCCGCGGTCGGGGGACGTTTGACCTCGACTTCGACTTCGGCCTCGCCCTCGGGGTCGTCGAACAGCCGTTCGAGCGTCTTCTCGGCGTGGCCGCGGTTGCCGAGCGTCGCGGTCACGCGGAGCGTCTCCCCGGACCACTCGGCGACCGCGCAGTGCCGGTCGAGGTTGCAGTGGGTGACCCGCGGCGTCCGGTAGCTCGCCTCGTGGACGTGGTCGGCGGCGGCGAACGCGGCGTCGGGATCGCCCACTTCGAGGGCGTGGTAGTCGTCGACGTTGCGGACGTACTCGGGGTTGTCTACCCGGAGGGGGTGGCGGTCGGGCTGGCCGAACGCCGGGTCGGCCTGCACGACGGGGGCGCCCGAACGGACGCTCTCGCGGGGGTCGTGGACCGACGCCAGCGGGTCGAGGTCGTACTCGATGGCCTCCACCGCCGCGTCTGCGGCCGCGGGGGTCTCAGCGGCGACGGCGGCGATAGCGTCCCCGTAGTGGCGGACGCGGTCGTCGAACCCGCCCGGCAGGTCCCAGCGGGGGACCACGGCGGCCACGTCGTCCATCGCGGCGGCCGCGTCGCCGTCGAACCCCACGATTTCGGCGTGAGGGACCGGCGACCGGACGACGCCCCCGACGAGCGCGTCGGGGTGGTCCACGTCGGTCGCGTAGCGGGCCCGGCCGCGGACCTTCGCCCGGGCGTCCTTGCGCGTGGCCGACGACCCGACGGCGGACTTCGGGTCGGGGCCGGAGTGCCCGGGCGTCACGCGCGGGCCTCCACGCGGTCGACGAGGTTCTCGAAGTACGTCTCGACGTTGGCGCGGACCTGCCGGCGGAGCACCCGCGACCCCATCGTCGCCAATCGGCCGGTGAAGGTCACGTCTACGTCGTACGCCAACTCGGTCGCCGCGCCCTCGTCGGTCAGCGTCACCGTCACGTCGGCGTCCATGCGGCTCCCGGTTCGGGAGTCCGTCCCGACGCCGGTGAAGCGGAGCCACTCCGGGCGGTCGCGCTCCTCGATCCGGACTTCGCCGTCGAGCGCCACGTCGATCCCGGTGATCCGCTGGCGGATCGCCCCCTCGTAGCGGTCCTCGGAGACCCGCGCGATCTCCTCGGCGCCCATGACGCACGTGGTCAACACGGCCGGGTCGGTGATCAGGTCCCAGGCCGCCGACCGCTCGACCGGGACCGTCTCGGTTCCCTCGAACTCCATACGGAAGCGTCGGTGCGACCGACGTAAACGCGCGACGGGGAATCCCGCCGAGTGGGAGCGCCCGGGTCGGTCCGGGCGGACTCGAACCCGAGTTCAGGCGTAGTAGTCGGTGTCGAGGTGGTCGGTCGCGAACAGCTCGCCCGGATCGTAGCGCTCGGCGGCGACGCCCTGGTCGTGGGCGTACCCGGCCAGCGTCTCGACGGCGGCGACGTTGTCCTCGGTGAGCCCGTACTCCCAGGGGTCCTCGCCCAGCACCGACCGCTGTTCGTCGGCGTACACGTCCGCCCACACCAGCGGGAGTTCGCGCGGGCGCTCCAGCGCCGAGAGGCCGATCTCCTTGGCGTGCTGGAAGGCGTCGTACAGCGGCTGGACGACCCAGGGGTGCTCGGCGAGCACCTCGTCGCGGACGACGATCGCGTGCATGACCGGGAAGATGCCCGTCTCGCGGTAGTAGCGCTGCTCGACGGCTTTCGCGTCGTCGAACAGCCGGCGGGCGTTCGCGATCCCGGCGTCGACGGGGTGGAAGATCGCGTCTATCTCGGCGCGTTCGATCATCCCTTCGAGGAGGCCGATCGTCGACCCCTGGTGGCCGACGTACTCCAGGTCGAACCGCTCGGGCACGTCCACGTCGACGATCTCCGACCCGCCGGCAACCCACTCCACCTCGGCGAGGTCGAGGCCGTGGCGGTCGGCGAGGGTCCCGCGCTGCCAGATCCCCGTCGTCGTCTGCCAGTTGACGATGCCGACGCGGGCGCCCGCGAGATCCGCGACCGAATCGATCCCCGCGCCCTCGCGGACGTACATGTACGCGTGGCGGAACTTGCGGAAGGGGAATATCGGGAGGGCGGTGAACGGAAAGCGGTCGGCGTCGCGGCGGGTGGCGAGGTAGGTCCCCATCGACAGCTCGCAGGCGTCGAACTCCAGGTCCCGGACCATCCGGGAGAAGCGGACGGGGTTGGGGTAGTTCACCGCCGAGAGGTCGACCCCCTCGGGCTCGACGCGGCCGTCCCGGAGGGGCTGGGTCCAGGCGTAGGGGTGGACGGCGAGCGAGAGATCCAGCGCCATCACTCGGTGACCTCGAAGGCCATGTGCAGCGCCGGCAGCGGCCGGACGGGGTGGTTGTCGAGATACGAGAGGTGCGGGCGGACTTCGAACACGGGTTTCTCCTCCTGCATGTCGAAGAGGCTGGGATAGACGTCGAGGAAGTGCCAGCCGGGCTCGCCGGCCGCCCGGAGCCGCGCGTGGACGGTGCCCTCCTTGTCGTCGCCGGCGGTGCCACAGACGTAGCCCAGCGGCGTGTTGTCGTAGACGAAGAAGGGGGCGTTCTCGTAGATGGTCCAGCCGATCCCCGACAGCTCGATGTCGATCTCCGTCCCGACGGGGCCGCGGACGGGCGCGAACGTCTCGATGGAGGGCTGCATCATGAACCCGGTCACGGCGACCTCGCGGCCGTCGACGGCGGCGGTGATCGGGCGGGTCGACCCCTCGGCGCGGGGGATCGCGATCTCCGTCTGGAAGCCGCCCTCCGAATCGGTTTCGACCGTCGGGAGCACGTCCGGCTTGGGCTCGGGAGTGATCGGGATCCCCTTGACGCGGTGGCCCTCGTGGCGGTACCAGATCAACTCGACCTCGGTCTCGGCGGGGAAGTTCCGGCCGGTGAGTACGGCGGTCGTCCCGGCCTGGCCCGAGGGGGGCGAGATCTCCAGTTCGGCCTCGGTGTCGGCGTCGATCTCGGGGTAGTGGACGCTCATCGGCTGCTCGTCGAGCAGCGGGTCGACCCAGGCGGTCCGGGGGTCGTCGTCGGGCTCGGTCACCTCGACGGTCCAGACCGACTGGCGGCCGCCCGCGACCGGGCCGTACGGCGACTGGGTGTTGTTCTGGAGGTAGGGGACCCCCTTGTAGTTGCGCCACACCTGGATGACGTGTTCGCCGGGCGGGCCGACCGCGCGGATCTCGGCGGTCGCGGTCCCGCGGTTCATCACGCCGGTCACGAACCCGACGTTGCCGTTGTCCCAGGAGATCTGGTAGTTGTTCGTGACGACGTTCGGGCCGATCCCGTAGCCGGTGATAGTAAAGGCCTCGCCCAGCGGCGCCTCGGTGCGGTCGATCTCGAAGTGGGGCGTGACCGAGAACTCGTCGCGCGCGAGGACGTTCCCGTCGCCGTTCTGGACCTGGATCCGGTGGGCGCCGCCGTAGTCTCTCGGGATCGTCCAGTCCTCGTCGAAGGCGCCGTCGGCGTCGGTCCTGACGGTCGCGATGCGGTCGGTCCGGGGCTGGTACTGCGGGCCGACGACCTCGTTGCCCTCCAGGACGCCCCACCGACCTTCCGTCGAGTTCCACAGCAGCTCGTACTCCTCGTCGGCCGGGAAGTTACGGCCCTTCAAGGTGATCTCGTCGCCGACGTACCCCTCCTGGTCGCTCAGCACCAGCGTGCCGTCCGAGCCGCTGCCGCGACGGTGGCGCTGGAGCGTCTCCTTCAGGTCGCTGGACACTCCGGATTCGTCGTCCATGTCTGTCCGTTCGCGGCTCCCTCGAATACGTCTGTGCCGGCTTCCACACTGGCGGTGGACACGGCAAGAGTTAAGGGGTGAATCGACCACGGCTCGCGGTCGGCGGTGTCGAAACGAGAAAGCGGTCGGCCGTCGGTGCCGGCCGACGGGCACGAGCTATCCCAGGAACAGCCGGAGCTGCGGGTACTGTTCGACGACGTCGAGCTCCTCGATGCGGGCGTCCAGACCGAGGATCCGGCCGGCGCCGAACGCGCCGAGGCCGAACAGCAGGAAGACGTACACCATGTGGTAGTCGATGAGCAGGGCGTTGTCGAAGGGATAGGAGGCCAGCCAGTAGAACAGCATCATCGTGGCGCCCCAGAACGCGCTGAACCGGACAAAGAGTCCGAGGATCAGCGCGAGGCCGACGAGCGTCAGCCCGAGCTGGTTCAGCGGCGTCAGCAGCCAGGCCCAGTCGTTGCCCATCGCCGTCCACAGGCCGGTCAGCGGGTTGCCGTCGGGGATCCCGTACAGCAGGAACCCGCGGACGCTCCACTCGGGATCGACGACTTTCGTGATCCCGGCGTAAAAGAGCGTCCAGCCCATGATGAGCCGCAATGCGAACAGCGCGTACCCTATCCACGTCTCCGAGTAGGTGAACTCCACGTCCCAGCCGAACACCTGTGATTCGAGTTCTCGGGTCGCCATACACCGACGTTCCGCCAGCGAGCGGATAAGCCGTGCCGTGATTCCCAGCCGCTGGGACCGGACGCGCGCACTCGAGACGGCGATACCGGCGATATCGCCCCACAGAACGCGGATCCCGCCCGGTCCGCCGCGGTGGCGCGAGCGACCACGTCACCTCCCGTTCCCGGCCGGCGAGAAGCCCGTCCGGGCTTGAAGGTCGCCTCCGTGGTAGCTTCGCACACGGCCGGGGACCGACCGGTCGCGGTCCGGATGCCGTCGTCGCCCGCCGCGGGGCGACGGACCGGACGGCGACCGCTCCCCGACGGTGATTCACCCATGTCGACGCACACTCCGCTGACGGTCGCGACGCTCGTCGTGACGACGGTCGCCGTCGTCTCCGGCGCGCTCGTCGCCTCGCTCGCGTACAGGGCGGCCAATCGAACCGCGTCGCGCGAGCTGTGGCTGCTGAGTTACGGACTCGCCGCGATCGCGCTCGGCCCGCTGGCCGGGGCACTGGGCGCGGTCGCGCTCGGACTCGACGCCGAATCGACCCTGTTCGTGCAGGGGCTGCTCGTCGCCCCGGGGTTCGCGCTGCTGGTCCGGTCGCTGTACCCCGCCGGTCGACCCGTTCGGGCGTGACAGCGGCCGGACGGGGGTTCGGTCAGTCGTCGCCGTCCCGCCGACCGGACCCGTCAGTATCGCGAGCGGAGCGGCCGTCCGCTCGACGGGCTCGCGACTGGTGTCCGTACCTGTACGGGTACGCCCACAGGTGTACCGAATACATGGATCACTGAAAACCTCTCAATGCGGTAATAGTGGATACCTAGAGAAGCGTTATGTGGATATTCGATCTGAGGATTACTACGGTCGAACGCCAGGTATGAACGACGATCCATCGCGGATGAAACGGAAGGTACAGAAGCTGGGGTCGTCGACGTTCGGCGTCTCGATACCGGTCGAGTGGGCGCGCGCCCACGACATCGACAAGAGCGACCAGGTGACCCTTCAGGAATCGAAAAACGGGGAGTCGCTGCTGTTGATCCCGGAGCGGTCATCGAACGACGAGGAGGAGACGCTGATCAACGCGGACCTGTTGGAGAACGAGGCGCTGGAGCGGGCGCTCATCAGTCAGTACGTGCTGGGTCGACAGATCGTCCGGATCGAGGGGTCCGAGCCGCTGAAACTCTCCCATCACGACGGCGTCCTGGCGGCCGAACGGCGGTTGATGGGGCTGGGCGCGATCGAACAGCGCGACCAGGTGGTGACGGTCCGGTGTTCCGTCGCGCCCGACGACTTCGATATCCCGACGCTGCTCGACCGGCTCCACCGGACGGAGGCGTCGATGCGCGACGACGCGGTGACGGCGCTGATCGACGGCGACACCTCGACCGCGCGCGTCGTCTCCAAGCGGTACCCGCAGGTCGAGAAGCTCTACTTCCTCTTCCTGCGGCTCCTGTTCACGACCTACCAGAACCCGCGGCTCAGCCAGGACGTCGGGCTGGAGGCGGATCTCCCGATCATCGGGTTCCGGTCGATCGCCGCGGACATCCTCTCGATGGCCGACGCGGCCTGTGAGATCGCGACGATCGCCCGGGAGCAGGAGGGGACGCCCGACGCGGCGACGACCGAGCGCATCGAAACGCTCCGGGAGACGATCGACGAGGCGGCCGATATCGCCATCAAAAGCGTCAACGACCGCGATTACGAGGGGATCGAGCGGGCGAACGACGCCTTCGACCGGGTCGACGACGAGGTCGAGTCGATGAACGAGCACCTCGCGACGGCGCGACCCGAACCGCTGTTGGCCCTCCAGCGGTCGGTGGTCCTGCTCGAACGGAGCGCCCGCGCCGCGGAGAACAGCATCTCCGTCGCGACGGACCTGACCTTCCGCGACCCGTCGGTCGTCGACGGATAGGTCGCCCTCCGCTCGGCCGGTAGGTCCCGTGAACGTCGCGCCGAGCGCCGGGACGAGAAAAAGCCCAGTCCGAACTGGGGTCGGTCGCTCGCGTGTCGCACGCGATGAGAGTCCGTCGAACGCCGGCGGCGCTCAGCCGAGCCCGGCCGCCGCCCGCACGGCCAGCGACGCGGCGGAGCCGGTCGAAGAACGACTGACTGGGGGTGAGTCGCCGAAGACGACGGCGAACGGGACACTTCTCAGGGCGACCGAGAACGCCCGTTATCGAGACGTGTACCGGATGGTCACGCACCGGGCGAGGGCCGGCTGACCGCTCCGTGTCCGAGCCGTGACGCCGCCGAGAGCACGGACGAAGCGCCAGCGACGTGGTGGACCGCTCAGACCCCCTTGGCGACGCTGTACCACTCGCCGTCCCAGGTGAACAGGTAGGCGACGGCGGCGCGGATGCCGACGAGGCTGTACAGCGGGAGGACCAGCGGCGTCGCGAGCCACGCGAGGCCGACGGAGTCGACCCGCCCCCGCCGAGCGTCGCTGACTCGCAGCGCCAGCGCGGCGCCGGCCAGCGTCGCGACGGGGAGCGCGAGCCAGGTCACCGCGCCGCTGACGACGAGG
The window above is part of the Halosimplex rubrum genome. Proteins encoded here:
- a CDS encoding xanthine dehydrogenase family protein molybdopterin-binding subunit, which encodes MTPGHSGPDPKSAVGSSATRKDARAKVRGRARYATDVDHPDALVGGVVRSPVPHAEIVGFDGDAAAAMDDVAAVVPRWDLPGGFDDRVRHYGDAIAAVAAETPAAADAAVEAIEYDLDPLASVHDPRESVRSGAPVVQADPAFGQPDRHPLRVDNPEYVRNVDDYHALEVGDPDAAFAAADHVHEASYRTPRVTHCNLDRHCAVAEWSGETLRVTATLGNRGHAEKTLERLFDDPEGEAEVEVEVKRPPTAGSSFGGRSLTKLTLEPVAAALAREAGRSVRLEFDRETEFSAAESRHATHLDLKAGATDDGRLTALSVDAVADTGPYPNGVGHVVLSACRGRPLDTYAVENYRFEGVSAFTNNPPAGEYRGIGVTQITWALESHLDELARRAGFDPVAVRRRNWVAEGDERPHADAPVSSCGLRECLDRGRARFEELRASPDAGGDDRDGPESERSDDTVYGRGVAAGGQITTPAAGNNDDYAGARLTLAPDGSLAVRTGAIDVGQGAATALAQIAAEATGLALDRVTVQGYDPDDAVDDKYGSVANRTTYLVGAAIRDGADDLCDRLRARAADHLDAPPEDLAVREGRVESPDGSAISVGALVDDPLAVTGRAETERAPLAYGVHFAEVAVDTGTGAVDVTAYVAAQDVGYAINPTLVEGQIEGAVGHGIEFALTSEVQLEGGVPTNATLADYPVSSPAEMPDRLACEIVESAEESGPYGAKGVGTPSITPVAPAVTSAVRDAVGERFTAAPVRDEDVLFALDGSESDD
- a CDS encoding CoxG family protein, encoding MEFEGTETVPVERSAAWDLITDPAVLTTCVMGAEEIARVSEDRYEGAIRQRITGIDVALDGEVRIEERDRPEWLRFTGVGTDSRTGSRMDADVTVTLTDEGAATELAYDVDVTFTGRLATMGSRVLRRQVRANVETYFENLVDRVEARA
- a CDS encoding substrate-binding domain-containing protein encodes the protein MALDLSLAVHPYAWTQPLRDGRVEPEGVDLSAVNYPNPVRFSRMVRDLEFDACELSMGTYLATRRDADRFPFTALPIFPFRKFRHAYMYVREGAGIDSVADLAGARVGIVNWQTTTGIWQRGTLADRHGLDLAEVEWVAGGSEIVDVDVPERFDLEYVGHQGSTIGLLEGMIERAEIDAIFHPVDAGIANARRLFDDAKAVEQRYYRETGIFPVMHAIVVRDEVLAEHPWVVQPLYDAFQHAKEIGLSALERPRELPLVWADVYADEQRSVLGEDPWEYGLTEDNVAAVETLAGYAHDQGVAAERYDPGELFATDHLDTDYYA
- a CDS encoding DoxX family protein; protein product: MATRELESQVFGWDVEFTYSETWIGYALFALRLIMGWTLFYAGITKVVDPEWSVRGFLLYGIPDGNPLTGLWTAMGNDWAWLLTPLNQLGLTLVGLALILGLFVRFSAFWGATMMLFYWLASYPFDNALLIDYHMVYVFLLFGLGAFGAGRILGLDARIEELDVVEQYPQLRLFLG
- a CDS encoding DUF7521 family protein, translating into MSTHTPLTVATLVVTTVAVVSGALVASLAYRAANRTASRELWLLSYGLAAIALGPLAGALGAVALGLDAESTLFVQGLLVAPGFALLVRSLYPAGRPVRA
- a CDS encoding AbrB/MazE/SpoVT family DNA-binding domain-containing protein, which codes for MNDDPSRMKRKVQKLGSSTFGVSIPVEWARAHDIDKSDQVTLQESKNGESLLLIPERSSNDEEETLINADLLENEALERALISQYVLGRQIVRIEGSEPLKLSHHDGVLAAERRLMGLGAIEQRDQVVTVRCSVAPDDFDIPTLLDRLHRTEASMRDDAVTALIDGDTSTARVVSKRYPQVEKLYFLFLRLLFTTYQNPRLSQDVGLEADLPIIGFRSIAADILSMADAACEIATIAREQEGTPDAATTERIETLRETIDEAADIAIKSVNDRDYEGIERANDAFDRVDDEVESMNEHLATARPEPLLALQRSVVLLERSARAAENSISVATDLTFRDPSVVDG